Genomic DNA from Terriglobus sp. RCC_193:
GGTTGATCGCGACCACCTGGTCCTTCAGGTTCAGCTTGTTTGCATCAATCTTCTTGCGAATTGCCATCTATAATCCTCTTTCGCTAAACCTGAGTTAGAACTCGAGACCGGCTTCACGCGCGGCATCGGCCAGGGCCTTGATGCGGCCGTGATACAGGTAACCACCACGATCAAATACAACCTTGGTCACGCCTGCTTCCTTGGCGCGCTCCGCCACCAGCTTGCCCACTTCCTGGGCTGCAGCGATGTTGCCGCCGCTCTTCTTCTCTTCACCCTTCTTGAGGATGGTGGAAGCCGAAGCCAGCGTGGTGTGCGTGGAGTCGTCGATGACCTGTGCGTAGATGTGGTTGAGCGAACGGAAGATGTTCAGGCGAGGACGTTCGGTGGTGCCGGCGACCTTCGCACGAACGCGCTTGTGAACGCGCTTCCGGATGACATTGCGCTGCGGTGCAGTAATCATTTCTTCTTTCCTTCCCTATCGGCGCAAATGCCCTGCATCTGCGTTCGGTATGGTGAGCGATGGCATCTCGTCCATCGCCTCGGGTTGATGTTTCGTTGGAACCGGCTCGCTCGAAGCGAGCCGGCCCATACTCTATCCACCGCCTCGAAAACACGTGCAAAGCACGTCGAGAACGATGCGAAGCACTACTTCGAGCCGGTCTTGCCGACCTTCTTCTTCAGCTTCTCGTCCGAGTAACGTACGCCCTTGTTCTTGTACGGATCAGGCTTACGCAGCGAACGCATGTCAGCGGCCACCTGGCCAACCTTCTGGCGGTCGATACCCTCAACCGTCAGGTGCGTCTGCTTCGGATCGATGGTGACGGTAATGCCGGTGGGCAGCGGGAACTCAATCGGGTGGGAGTAGCCGAGCGTGAATACAACCATGCCCGCGCCCTTCATCTCAGCACGGTAACCGATGCCGACGATGTCCAGTTCCTTCTTCCAGCCGTTGGTCACACCCTCAATGGCGTTGAACACCAGGGCGCGAGCCAGGCCATGAATGGCCTTCTGCGAATCGTTATCGCGCACAGCGTGCACGAAACCATCCTTCTGCTCCAGGCGGATGCCGGTGGGCAGAAGTGCATTCGTGGTGCCCTTGGGGCCAGTTACTTCAACGATGTTGCCATTCACCGTGTACTTCACAGTGGTAGCAACAGGAATCGGCTTCAAACCAATACGTGACATTTACTTTTCCTTGCGGCTTGCGAGTCCCGGACTCTGCAACCAGTTAGTCTTGCGAACTAACTACCGGCAGACCGTTCCACTGCAGCCACCGCAGATCGCTCCGCGGGAACAACTTGTACTGCGAAAATTAAGAACTACATCCAGAGCAACGCTCTGGCCACGATACGGTGCGGTTGTAAGTTCACGCCGCGAAGAGCGGCGTCGAGAACCGCACGAAGTGCCTACCAGACGTGAGCGAGAACTTCTCCGCCTACGTTTTCCTTGCGAGCGGTGCGGCCCGTCATCACACCCTTCGGCGTGGTGAGGATCGAGATACCAAGTCCACCCTGTACGCGGCGGATATCCTGAGCGCCGAGGTACACACGCGAACCAGGCTTGGAGATGCGCTTCAGGTCGAGGATGGCGGAGGTGCCTTCGGCGTCGTACTTCAGGTACACGCGCAGGGTGCGGTGGTTCTCTTCCTCAACCGTCTTGTAGTTGGTGATATAGCCCTCTTCCTTCAGAATGCGGGCAATCTCAGCCTTCAGGTTCGAGGCAGGAACATCCAGCTTCTGGTGGCGGGCATTGATGGCGTTACGTACGCGCGTCAGGAAGTCTGCTACTGGGTCGGTCAGGTTCATGATGACTCTTCTCTCTACCTCCCGTTCTCTGCGAGCCATGCGCTGGCAGAACTGACGAAGGATTTGGTAATCGTTACTCTCGTGGATCGTTGCTCCCGCTACTCACGCACCCTGCTCTAACGAGAGCAACAAGAAACGTGAGCAACGAGGTAACGCAAGCACTACCAGCTGCTCTTTACGACGCCTGGGATCTCGCCCTTGAGTGCAAGGCTACGGAAGCACAGACGGCAGATACCGAACTTGCGCAGAAACGCGCGGGGACGGCCGCACAACTGGCAACGGTTATGCTGGCGGCACTTAAATTTGGGCTTCTTGGCGTCCTTGACTGCCTTTGCAGTAGTCGACATATTTTTCTCCGATCCTTATCTGGGCTATGCGCGGAACGGCATGCCGAAGTGCTTGAGGAGGACGCGCGCGCTGTTATCGTCCGCAGCGGTCGTCACGATGGTCACGTTCATGCCCTTCAGCTTCTCCACCTTCGAATAATCGATTTCGGGGAAGATGAGCTGGTCACGCAGACCGAGCGTGTAGTTGCCGCGGCCGTCGAAGCTCTTCGAAGAAACACCCTTGAAGTCGCGCACGCGGGGAAGAGCCACGCTGATCAGGCGATCCAGGAACTCGTACATTGTCTCGCCGCGCAGGGTAACCATGGCGCCGATCGACTGGCCTTCACGCACCTTGAACTGAGCGATGGACTTCTTCGCCTTGGTCAGAACCGGCTTCTGGCCGGTTACGGCTGCCAAATCGCTGACCAGCGGGTCAATGATCTTGTTGTTCTGCGTCGCCTCACCGAGGCCCATGTTGATGACGATCTTCTCGATCTTCGGCACTGCCATCACATTCGTGATGCCCAGCTCCTTCTGAACGGCCGCCTTCAACTCGTTTGCATATTTCTCACGGAGTCGTGCCACTGTCGTTACTTCGCTTTCTCCACGGTCATCGGATTGGGCTTCGATTCGCATCACGGCCCGTATACCGTTTCGTGGGGTGTTCCTGTGATCTGGATTGCTGTCCGCTTGAGAACTTCGCCGGAACGCACCTGGCCCAACATGTGGGGTAGCCCAGAGAGGTCTTCCAACGAACAGCGCAGGCGCTTGCGCACCTGCTGTTATCAAAAACTGTTTACTTCACCTTCGGGTAAGCAATCACTTCGCCGGTCGTCTTGGCAATGCGCTCACGCTTGCCATCTACCACGCGAATGTTGATCCGAGTCGCCTTACCGTTGCCGTCCACCAGAGCCACGTTGGAGAGGTGAATTGCTGCTTCCTGCTCCAGAATGCCACCCTTGATGTTCGCCTGCGGATTCGGCTTGACATGCTTCTTGATCATGCCGATGCCCTGCACGAGAACGCGGTTCTTGTCGGTAACAATGCGCAGAACGCGGCCAGTCTTACCCTTGTCCTTGCCCGCCAGAACAACCACGGTGTCATTCTTCAAAACATGTGCCATTTTCAGTACTCCTATCCCGCGCCGTGGTCCCGGACACAGGCCTCTGCGAGTACCTCCGCAGGTCGAGGGGATGCAGTTGGACCAAACTTGTCTACTTTACGCGAATTTACGCCTCAATACAAGCTTTTGGGCATGAAATTAGATCTACCATCATTCCGTTGCAGCATCAGACGATGGAATTCGTCTATCTGTGAGATTCTCAACTCCTCGCAGGGAGATTCCGCAATGAGGTTCAGGGTTTCAACTCGAGCGTTCTCCGGCTTCGCGATCTGTTTGATCATGCTGTCCGCGCATGCGCAGGCTATCGCCACGCCGGGCCCCACCTTCGAATCTGCCTCCGTGAAACCGGCTCCGCCTGAAGCCCCGATGGAAGGCCTGGGCTTCATGATCCCGCTCGGCCGCGCGCAAACACCACACGGCCTGCTCACGATGACCGGCCCGCTCCCGCCGCTTATCGTGTTCGCCTACGACGTTAAAGATGAAGTGGAAGCCCGCGCCATGCGGTCGCGCCTGCCCGAGTGGGCACGAAGCCAGAAGTACACCATCGTCGCCCGCCCACCGGAAAACGCGCAGAGCATGGAAGACATTCGCCTCATGCTGCGCAACCTGCTAGAAGACCGTTTCGCCATCAAGGCTCATCGCGAAAGCCACACCGCCAACGTCAACCTGCTGAACGTGGCGAAGCCTGGAACAACCGGCCCAAACCTGCAGCCCCACACAGCCGCCTGCATAAAACCCGGCACACCGGCACCAGAAACACAACCCGGCAAACCAGCTCCACAAACCTGCGGCCTGCAGATTAGCCGCAAAGAGGGTGGCATGATGCACGTCAGCATGATCGACGTCTCCATGCCCGAAGCCTGCACCCTCTTCGGTGGCCTGGGAGGCGTTCTCGGCGGTCGCGGCATGGATCGCATGGTGGACGCAACCGGCCTCACCGGCCACTACGACATGACGCTCGACTTCCAGATCGACGAAGCCAATGCACCACAGACCAACAGCGATGGCGACGGCCCGACCTTCACCGGCGCGCTGGAAAAACAACTTGGCCTGAAACTGAAAAAAGGCTCAGGACAGATCGAGGATCTCATCGTCGACCGCATTGCCCAGCCCACGCCAGATTAACTTTGGAAGTTATTCACGCGGTCCGCTCAACCGAAACACCACAATTCCAACCGCAATCGTGATGATCAGTGCAATCGGCGCAGCCAGCATCGCCAAACCGATATCCGTCTGCGCCCGATTGCCGCCTCCATGCGAAACCCACCGGGTCATCACGATCATCGCGCCATAGAAACTGACAATCAAAGTCAGGCCACAAATCAGAAGCGGCACCATACCACGCATACAAAAAGCATACGCTTCGTAGCAATGGCGCCTGGAATCGGAAAGGCCCACAAAAGCAAAACGGAGAGCGCCCGAAGGCACTCCCCGCTTTGAATGGTTTTCGTGGAACGAAAGCTTAGATAACTTCCGGAGCCAGCGAAACGATCTTCAGGAACTTCTTGTCGCGCAGCTCGCGGGCCACGGGTCCGAATACACGGGTTCCCACCGGCTCGCCTGCGTCGTTGATCACGACGGCTGCGTTCTGATCAAAGCGGATGTAGGTTCCGTCCTTGCGGCGCGCTTCCTTGCGGGTGCGCACGATCACGGCCTTCACAACCTTGCCCTTCTTCACGGTGCCGTCCGGCGAAGCTTCCTTCACCGCGGCCGTCACCACATCGCCCAGACCAGCCTTCTTACCCAGACCGCCACCGAGCGGCAGGATGACCTGCAGACGGCGTGCGCCAGAGTTATCGGCTACGTCCAGAATCGTACGCATTTGTACGGACATTGCTTCTTCTCCTGACCTTCGAGGCTTCTGGAGCCCAAGGCCGGGGGCTATCTCGCCCCAGTGAAATCCACTTGATGGTCGCGGCCGCGGAGCGGATCGCTGAACAACCTCTTCAACGATCGTCGCGCTGGACGCGTCATGCCCATACTGTTACCGAACGATGCCGGTAACGGGCAAACTCTTCTATCTTACTTCGCAGCCGGAGTCGCTTCGCTCAGGCTCGAGCGGCGAACGATCTCTTCGAGGTTCCAGCGCTTCAGCTTGCTGGTGGGACGGGTCTCGCGGATGCGGACCTGATCGCCCACGCGGGCCGAGTTCTGCTCATCATGCGCATAGAACTTCTTGTTCGACTTCACGATGCGCTTGTACTTCGGGTGCGCCTTGCGCATTTCCACCGAAACCACGATCGTCTTGTCCATCTTGGTCGAGGTCACCAGGCCGATCTTCTCGGTGCGGTGGCCAATCTTCTCTGCCGTAGCAGTAGTCGTAGCAGTCGTCTCAGCCATCGTTATGCCTTCTTCGCCTTACGGGTCTTCTTCGCGGGCGCAGCCGACTCCGTCGGAGCCGTCGCCTGGCCAAGCTCACGCTGGCGCGCCACAGTCTTAATGCGCGCGATGTCTTTCTTCAGTTCGCGCAGCTTGTTCACGCCTGAGGCATCGCCCAGGCTCTTCTGGAAGCGAACGCGGAAGAGCTGCTCGCCCGCCTGGGCCTGCTGCTCCTTCAGTTCGCTGTCCGTAAATTCGCGGATCTTGGTCAGTTCCATTTCAATCTCTCATTCAGCGTCTGCATTCAAAGACGCTATGCAGTTACGCGGCTGCAGCAGCCTTGGGGTCAATCGCCTTGATGTTCGGACGCTGCACGAAGACGGTACGCAGCGGGAGCTTGTTCGATGCAAGCCGCATGGCTTCCTTCGCAACTTCCACGGAAACGCCTTCCATCTCGAAGAGCAGCTTGCCAGGGCGGACAACCGCAACCCAGTGATCCAGCGCACCCTTACCAGAACCCATTCGAACTTCTGCGGGCTTCTTGGTGATCGGCTTGTCCGGGAAGATCCGGAGCCACACCTTACCACCACGCTTGATGTAACGGGTCATTGCGATACGGCTTGCTTCGATCTGACGATCGGTGATGTAACCGCACTCCACGACCTTCAGGCCGTAGTCGCCAAACGCAAGCTCGGAACCACGCCATGCCTTACCGCGCATCTTGCCCTTTTGCTGCTTGCGGTACTTAACCTTCTTGGGCTGCAACATAACTGCACTCTTTCCCGCTGCGGCCTTGGCGTCACTTACCGAATAAGTGGCCCAGTCTCCGCGCGCCTTCTGTTCTTAGTGTTAGGCGGGGCTGATTGCTCAACCCCGCAATGATGCTCGCTACTTAGAACGCACCTGTCGTCGTCACGTTGTCGCGGCGGCGCTTCTGCTCGTAGATATCGCCGCGGTAGACCCAGGTCTTTACGCCGATGATGCCGTAGGTGGTCTTCGCTTCGGCAAAGCCGTAGTCGATGTCTGCGCGCAGCGTGTGCAGCGGCAGGCGACCCTGCAGATACCATTCGGAACGTGCGATTTCGTTGCCGTTCAGACGGCCCGAAACACGAACCTTGATGCCCTTGCAGCCGAAACGCAGAGCCGAATCAACGCTCTTACGCATCGCGCGACGGAACGACACACGCTTCTCCAGCTGCAGAGCGATGTTCTCTGCCACCAGCTGCGCATCCAGTTCCGGCTTATTCACTTCCAGAATGTCGATGAACACTTCGCGGTTCGTACGCTTCTGGATGTCTGCCTTCAGCTTGTCGATCTCAGCGCCCTTGCGGCCGATGATGATGCCCGGACGGGCGGTTTTGATGATGAGGCGAAGCTTGTTGCCTGGGCGCTCGATCTCGACGGACGAGACACCAGCGGCCTTCAGCTTTTCGCGCAGCTCAGCCTTGAGCTTCACGTCCTCAACCAGCAGCTTGTCGTAGTCACGCTCCACAAACCAGCGCGACTTCCACGGCTTGTTCACGCCGAGGCGGAAACCATACGGATGGACCTTCTGACCCATAACTTAATCCCTTCACTTCGCGTCCGGAGAACATTAGTTCCGAACTTACTCAGTACTTACTCGCCGCATCAACTTCTCGGCGATGCCGGGCCGGCTTACAGCCCGGCCAGAAATTTACGCAGTCGCAGCAGCCTTCTTGCTCGCGGCCTTCTTCGCCGGAGCCTTCTTGGCAGCAGCCTTCTTTGCCGGAGCAGCCTTCTTCTTGCCACCTTCCGCAACCGCTACCGGAGCCTCAGTCTGCTTCGTTGCCTCAACAGACTTCTTCTCCGCCACCGTCACGATGATGTGAGCAAGGCGACGCTGATAGCGGAACGCACGGCCCATGGGGGCAGGGCGGATACGCTTCATGCGCGGGCCTTCGTTTGCAACGGCCTGCTTCACGAACAGGCGATCGATATCCAGATCAAAGCCCTGTTCCTGGCTCAGGTAGTTCGCGTTCTGCACTGCGGAACGCAGTGCCTTCTCCACAACGGGAGCGATGCGCTTGCGGGCGAACATGAGGGTGTTCAGGGCGTTCTCCACGCTCTGTCCCTTGATCATGTCCAACACCAGCTTCGCCTTCTGCGGGCTGGTCCGCTGGAACCGCGCCTCGGCGCGGAACTCACGGATTGCACTCTTCTCGGCTGTCTTCGCCATATCTCTTCCTTATCGCGCTCCGGCAACACCGGAGGCTGACGTACTTAATCTGACTTAGCGGCCCTTGGCCGTCTCAGCCTTCGCTGCGTGGCCCTTGAAGGTACGCGTTGCGGCAAACTCGCCCAGCTTGTGTCCCACCATGTTCTCCGTCACGTAGACCGGGATGAACTTCTTACCGTTGTGCACGGCAATGGTGTGGCCCACGAACTCCGGGAAGATGGTGGAACGACGCGACCAAGTCTTAACGACTTCCTTCTTGTTCGCGGTGTTCAGCACCTCAACCTTCGTCATCAGGTGGGCGTCGATAAATGGGCCCTTCTTTGTAGAACGTGCCATGTTTTCCTCTCGCTCCCTGAATTACTTGCTGCGGCGGTTCACGATGAACACATCGGTCCGCTTGTTGTTACGGGTCTTGTAGCCACGTGTCGGCTGTCCCCACGGCGTAACAGGATGACGTCCGCCTGAGGTCTTACCTTCACCACCACCGTGCGGGTGATCCACAGGGTTCATCGAGACACCACGGTTTGTCGGACGGATACCGCGCCAGCGGCTTGCACCGGCCTTACCCAGCGAGATGTTTTCGTGGTCCGTGTTGCCTACCTGGCCAACCGTTGCCATGCAGTCCACCAGCACGCGGCGGGTTTCGCTGGAGGGCAGCTTCAGCAGGGCGTAGTCGCCTTCCTTGGCAACCAACTGCGCGGACGAACCGGCAGAACGCACCATCTGCGCACCCTTACCCGGACGGAGTTCCACGTTGTGAACCGTCGTACCGGCAGGGATGTTGCGCAGCGGCAATGCATTGCCAACCAGAATGTCAGCGTCGGGACCACTGGTCACCGTCATGCCAACCTTCAGGCCAACCGGCTGAATGATGTAGCGCTTCTCGCCGTCCTTGTAGCTGATCAGAGCAATGCGCGAGGAGCGGTTCGGATCGTATTCGATCGTCGCAACCGTTCCGGGTACACCGAACTTGTCGCGCTTGAAGTCGATAATACGAAGCTTCTTCTTGTGGCCACCACCGTGATGACGCATCGTCATCTTACCGGAGGAGTTACGTCCGCCTGTGCGCTGCTTGGTTGCCAGCAGCGGCTTGTACGGCTCGTTCGTCGTGATGTCCGAGTTCACCAGCTTCGACTGGAAGCGCAGTGTCGGCGTAATCGGTCGGAATGTCTTAATCGGCATTTCCCTAACTTCCTTGCCATCCGCATAGCTAGTCAGGCGCGCGGATTGGGGTTACTTCGTGTACTCAAGCCATCAAGTTCACTTACTGCGCGAGGTCGGCTGACTTGCTCACTCGCTGACTTGCTGACCTGTTTCGCTCCTTAGAGCGAGTTGACATACTCCGGCATCTTCGAGCCCGGAACCAGGCGCACATACGCCTTCTTCCAGTCAGGCTTGAAGCCGGTAAAGCGACCGCGGCGGCGCTCCTTGCCCAGGTAGTTGGCGGTACGAACCGCGGCAACCTTAACCTTGAACAGGTTTTCCACTGCA
This window encodes:
- the rplR gene encoding 50S ribosomal protein L18; its protein translation is MITAPQRNVIRKRVHKRVRAKVAGTTERPRLNIFRSLNHIYAQVIDDSTHTTLASASTILKKGEEKKSGGNIAAAQEVGKLVAERAKEAGVTKVVFDRGGYLYHGRIKALADAAREAGLEF
- the rplF gene encoding 50S ribosomal protein L6, producing the protein MSRIGLKPIPVATTVKYTVNGNIVEVTGPKGTTNALLPTGIRLEQKDGFVHAVRDNDSQKAIHGLARALVFNAIEGVTNGWKKELDIVGIGYRAEMKGAGMVVFTLGYSHPIEFPLPTGITVTIDPKQTHLTVEGIDRQKVGQVAADMRSLRKPDPYKNKGVRYSDEKLKKKVGKTGSK
- the rpsH gene encoding 30S ribosomal protein S8, with the translated sequence MNLTDPVADFLTRVRNAINARHQKLDVPASNLKAEIARILKEEGYITNYKTVEEENHRTLRVYLKYDAEGTSAILDLKRISKPGSRVYLGAQDIRRVQGGLGISILTTPKGVMTGRTARKENVGGEVLAHVW
- a CDS encoding type Z 30S ribosomal protein S14 codes for the protein MSTTAKAVKDAKKPKFKCRQHNRCQLCGRPRAFLRKFGICRLCFRSLALKGEIPGVVKSSW
- the rplE gene encoding 50S ribosomal protein L5 translates to MARLREKYANELKAAVQKELGITNVMAVPKIEKIVINMGLGEATQNNKIIDPLVSDLAAVTGQKPVLTKAKKSIAQFKVREGQSIGAMVTLRGETMYEFLDRLISVALPRVRDFKGVSSKSFDGRGNYTLGLRDQLIFPEIDYSKVEKLKGMNVTIVTTAADDNSARVLLKHFGMPFRA
- the rplX gene encoding 50S ribosomal protein L24 encodes the protein MAHVLKNDTVVVLAGKDKGKTGRVLRIVTDKNRVLVQGIGMIKKHVKPNPQANIKGGILEQEAAIHLSNVALVDGNGKATRINIRVVDGKRERIAKTTGEVIAYPKVK
- a CDS encoding TIGR03435 family protein, translated to MLSAHAQAIATPGPTFESASVKPAPPEAPMEGLGFMIPLGRAQTPHGLLTMTGPLPPLIVFAYDVKDEVEARAMRSRLPEWARSQKYTIVARPPENAQSMEDIRLMLRNLLEDRFAIKAHRESHTANVNLLNVAKPGTTGPNLQPHTAACIKPGTPAPETQPGKPAPQTCGLQISRKEGGMMHVSMIDVSMPEACTLFGGLGGVLGGRGMDRMVDATGLTGHYDMTLDFQIDEANAPQTNSDGDGPTFTGALEKQLGLKLKKGSGQIEDLIVDRIAQPTPD
- the rplN gene encoding 50S ribosomal protein L14, translated to MSVQMRTILDVADNSGARRLQVILPLGGGLGKKAGLGDVVTAAVKEASPDGTVKKGKVVKAVIVRTRKEARRKDGTYIRFDQNAAVVINDAGEPVGTRVFGPVARELRDKKFLKIVSLAPEVI
- the rpsQ gene encoding 30S ribosomal protein S17 produces the protein MAETTATTTATAEKIGHRTEKIGLVTSTKMDKTIVVSVEMRKAHPKYKRIVKSNKKFYAHDEQNSARVGDQVRIRETRPTSKLKRWNLEEIVRRSSLSEATPAAK
- the rpmC gene encoding 50S ribosomal protein L29, which encodes MELTKIREFTDSELKEQQAQAGEQLFRVRFQKSLGDASGVNKLRELKKDIARIKTVARQRELGQATAPTESAAPAKKTRKAKKA
- the rplP gene encoding 50S ribosomal protein L16 translates to MLQPKKVKYRKQQKGKMRGKAWRGSELAFGDYGLKVVECGYITDRQIEASRIAMTRYIKRGGKVWLRIFPDKPITKKPAEVRMGSGKGALDHWVAVVRPGKLLFEMEGVSVEVAKEAMRLASNKLPLRTVFVQRPNIKAIDPKAAAAA
- the rpsC gene encoding 30S ribosomal protein S3 codes for the protein MGQKVHPYGFRLGVNKPWKSRWFVERDYDKLLVEDVKLKAELREKLKAAGVSSVEIERPGNKLRLIIKTARPGIIIGRKGAEIDKLKADIQKRTNREVFIDILEVNKPELDAQLVAENIALQLEKRVSFRRAMRKSVDSALRFGCKGIKVRVSGRLNGNEIARSEWYLQGRLPLHTLRADIDYGFAEAKTTYGIIGVKTWVYRGDIYEQKRRRDNVTTTGAF
- the rplV gene encoding 50S ribosomal protein L22; translated protein: MAKTAEKSAIREFRAEARFQRTSPQKAKLVLDMIKGQSVENALNTLMFARKRIAPVVEKALRSAVQNANYLSQEQGFDLDIDRLFVKQAVANEGPRMKRIRPAPMGRAFRYQRRLAHIIVTVAEKKSVEATKQTEAPVAVAEGGKKKAAPAKKAAAKKAPAKKAASKKAAATA
- the rpsS gene encoding 30S ribosomal protein S19, which produces MARSTKKGPFIDAHLMTKVEVLNTANKKEVVKTWSRRSTIFPEFVGHTIAVHNGKKFIPVYVTENMVGHKLGEFAATRTFKGHAAKAETAKGR
- the rplB gene encoding 50S ribosomal protein L2, with the translated sequence MPIKTFRPITPTLRFQSKLVNSDITTNEPYKPLLATKQRTGGRNSSGKMTMRHHGGGHKKKLRIIDFKRDKFGVPGTVATIEYDPNRSSRIALISYKDGEKRYIIQPVGLKVGMTVTSGPDADILVGNALPLRNIPAGTTVHNVELRPGKGAQMVRSAGSSAQLVAKEGDYALLKLPSSETRRVLVDCMATVGQVGNTDHENISLGKAGASRWRGIRPTNRGVSMNPVDHPHGGGEGKTSGGRHPVTPWGQPTRGYKTRNNKRTDVFIVNRRSK
- a CDS encoding 50S ribosomal protein L23, which produces MATVYTTIRRPLITEKGMIAKETEGTLVFEVAAGATKNEVKHAVENLFKVKVAAVRTANYLGKERRRGRFTGFKPDWKKAYVRLVPGSKMPEYVNSL